In Cryptococcus depauperatus CBS 7841 chromosome 4, complete sequence, a single window of DNA contains:
- a CDS encoding RuvB-like helicase 1 → MSTSNSSNIPVPNAAGIITVPPPPSTSREQRIATHSHIKGLGLADDGTAMASSQGFIGQNLAREALGLHLSLLRGGKYSGRPLLLVGPPGTGKTALALALSQELGSKVPFCAMVGSEVYSGEVKKTEVLGSCFRSAIGLRIKETKEVFEGEVTELTPSEAENPLSGYGKTISHVIVGLKTVKGTKQLRLDPSVYEAIQRERVVVGDVIYIEANSGAVKRVGRSDAYASEYDLEAEEYVPLPKGDVHKRKQIVQDVTLNDLDQANARPTGGQDIMSVMGQLVKSGRTEVTDKLRREVNKVVDKYIEQGVAELVPGVLFIDEVHMLDMECFTYLNRALESPLSPYVVLASNRGISTIRGTEYDGPSSSGVRSPHGLPIDLLDRCMIVKTQLYNRDEIRKILELRTRIESINLTPEALDRLADEGENSSLRYALQLLTPAGIIAKNRGKGEVCVQDVEGLGELFLDAKRSASALRGMEDFEKRY, encoded by the exons atgTCTACATCCAACTCGTCAAATATCCCCGTCCCAAATGCAGCTGGCATCATCACTGTACCGCCGCCTCCCTCTACGTCTCGTGAACAACGCATAGCGACCCATTCCCACATTAAAGGCCTCGGTCTCGCCGATGATGGCACTGCCATGGCATCCTCCCAAGGCTTTATAGGACAAAATCTTGCTCGTGAAGCATTGGGTCTGCATCTATCGCTACTCAGAGGAGGGAAATACAGTGGGAGACCGTTGTTGTTGGTTGGGCCACCTGGAACAGGAAAAACCGCTCTCGCACTGGCTTTGAGTCAAGAGCTGGGAAGTAAAGTTCCGTTTTGTGCTATGGTTGGGAGCGAAGTGTATAGCGGAGAAGTTAAAAAGACAGAAGTGCTGGGCTCTTGTTTCCGAAGCGCAATTG GGTTGAGAATCAAAGAAACCAAGGAGGTGTTTGAAGGCGAAGTGACCGAACTTACTCCttcagaagcagaaaatCCTCTTTCTGGGTATGGCAAGACTATCTCACATGTTATTGTCGGTCTCAAAACCGTCAAAGGGACAAAACAACTTCGTCTTGATCCCTCAGTCTATGAAGCCATTCAAAGGGAACGTGTCGTTGTTGGTGATGTAATATACATTGAAGCCAACAGTGGCGCAGTCAAGCGAGTCGGTCGATCGGATGCATATGCATCAGAGTATGATTTGGAAGCAGAGGAGTATGTACCTCTTCCCAAAGGGGATGTTCACAAACGCAAACAAATCGTGCAAGATGTCACGTTAAATGACCTTGACCAAGCAAACGCGAGACCCACAGGAGGGCAAGACATCATGTCAGTAATGGGTCAGCTTGTCAAGAGCGGAAGGACAGAGGTGACAGACAAGCTGAGGCGAGAAGTCAACAAGGTTGTAGATAAATATATTGAACAAGGAGTGGCAGAATTGGTGCCAGGTGTCTTGTTTATTGATGAG GTGCATATGCTTGACATGGAATGCTTCACTTACTTGAACCGTGCCCTCGAATCCCCTCTTTCCCCTTATGTTGTCCTTGCTTCCAACAGAGGCATCTCCACTATTCGTGGTACTGAATATGATGGgccatcttcttctggcGTGAGATCCCCTCACGGCCTTCCGATTGACTTGCTCGATAGGTGTATGATTGTCAAGACTCAATTGTACAATCGTGACGAGATTCGAAAGATTTTGGAGCTGAGAACGAGAATTGAATCCATCAATCTTACACCTGAAGCGCTCGACAGACTGGCCGATGAAGGTGAaaattcttctcttcgaTATGCTCTGCAACTCCTGACCCCTGCGGGTATCATTGCAAAGAATCGCGGAAAAGGTGAGGTTTGTGTCCAAGATGTGGAGGGACTCGGTGAATTGTTTTTGGATGCGAAGCGGAGTGCAAGTGCTTTGCGAGGGATGGAGGATTTTGAGAAACGATATTAG
- a CDS encoding chlorophyll synthesis pathway protein BchC, with the protein MSLEIKKDNPSFVLHGIEDVKFENRPVPDVPADHVLVKIVKTGICGSDVHYLQHGRIGSFILKEPMCLGHESSGIIVKLGSAVGESQGLQVGNRVAMEPGACCRSCSQCKIGLYELCPNMKFAATPPTIYGTLCRYYVLPADLVYPLPDSVSFEDGAMMEPLAVGIHSVANLGGCKSDQTVAVFGAGPVGLLCMAVAKALGARRVIAVDINEERLKFAKSYAANDYFIPGPRNQDESGEAYAVRVTEELRQTLSIPERGKGAVDLAIEASGAPSCVAIGVSVLRPAGTYVQVGMGAATTVPIPLFHVIAKQLRVVGSFRYGAGDYPLAISLVERGLIDLKPLVTQRFKFEDAKEAFECTKAGRGRDGKGVIKCIIDGPE; encoded by the exons ATGAGTttggaaatcaaaaaagataatCCTAGCTTTGTTCTCCATGGCATCGAGGATGTTAAGTTTGAAAAT AGGCCAGTACCAGATGTGCCCGCTGATCACGTCCTCGTCAAAATCGTCAAAACAGGCATCTGCGGTTCTGATGTCCATTATCTTCAACATGGCCGTATTGGATCGTTTATCCTCAAAGAGCCCATGTGCCTTGGCCATGAATCTTCTGGTATCATTGTCAAGCTAGGGTCTGCCGTGGGAGAGAGCCAAGGTTTACAGGTAGGGAACAGAGTCGCCATGGAACCCGGAGCTTGCTGCAGGTCTTGTTCCCAGTGTAAGATTGGGTTGTATGAG CTCTGCCCCAACATGAAGTTTGCGGCCACTCCGCCCACGATTTATGGCACGCTTTGCCGCTATTATGTCCTGCCGGCGGATTTGGTGTACCCTCTGCCCGACTCGGTCTCATTTGAGGATGGCGCTATGATGGAACCTCTCGCTGTCGGCATCCACTCTGTCGCCAACCTTGGTGGTTGCAAGTCTGACCAGACCGTCGCTGTATTTGGAGCAGGACCTGTTGGCCTCTTGTGTATGGCTGTAGCCAAGGCTCTCGGGGCTAGGAGAGTCATTGCCGTCGACATAAACGAGGAAAGGCTAAAGTTTGCCAAGTCGTACGCCGCGAATGACTATTTTATCCCT GGGCCGAGAAATCAAGACGAGAGCGGAGAAGCTTATGCCGTGCGGGTCACAGAGGAGCTGCGTCAGACACTTTCTATTCCTGAACGTGGCAAAGGCGCTGTCGACCTCGCTATCGAGGCCTCTGGCGCGCCTTCCTGTGTTGCTATCGGCGTCTCCGTTTTGAGACCCGC AGGAACGTACGTTCAAGTGGGTATGGGAGCTGCAACCACCGTTCCCATTCCTCTCTTCCATGTCATTGCCAAGCAGCTTCGTGTGGTTGGATCATTCCGATACGGTGCAGGCGATTACCCTCTTGCCATCTCTCTTGTCGAGCGAGGCCTGATTGATTTGAAACCGTTGGTGACTCAGAGATTCAAATTTGAAGATGCCAAAGAAGCCTTTGAATGCACCAAGGCCGGCCGTGGACGGGATGGGAAAGGGGTCATCAAGTGTATCATTGACGGACCCGAGTAG